In Gimesia benthica, a single window of DNA contains:
- a CDS encoding lysophospholipid acyltransferase family protein, which yields MLRLIFKTTRLDFVDDSLERCPFADTGSERFLYSVWHDSVIPPLFGARGHQSVALISQHRDADTIKAMLKAARMGVIRGSTSRGGASAIKKLLTEAEGNHIVITPDGPRGPHHKMKAGIVFLASHSGRPVVPTAFTASRYWELKGSWTNILIPKPFSTVYYMIGHPIYIPENLSREELKYYTELVQEKMDDLERKSKLVQTEKVSLADESTPLKKAA from the coding sequence ATGTTACGTCTGATTTTCAAAACAACGCGTTTGGATTTTGTTGACGACAGCCTGGAACGCTGCCCCTTTGCTGATACGGGGTCGGAACGTTTCCTGTACAGCGTCTGGCACGATTCAGTCATTCCACCTCTTTTTGGAGCCCGTGGTCATCAGTCGGTCGCCTTAATCAGCCAGCATCGGGATGCAGATACGATCAAAGCCATGCTCAAAGCGGCAAGGATGGGTGTCATTCGAGGATCGACTTCACGGGGCGGTGCCTCTGCAATCAAGAAGTTACTCACAGAGGCAGAAGGAAACCATATCGTCATCACCCCCGACGGCCCCCGCGGACCACATCATAAAATGAAAGCAGGGATTGTTTTCCTGGCATCTCATTCCGGACGACCAGTGGTTCCCACCGCATTCACAGCTTCCCGGTACTGGGAATTAAAGGGCAGCTGGACCAATATCTTGATCCCTAAACCATTCAGTACAGTCTACTACATGATCGGACACCCGATCTACATCCCGGAAAACCTGTCCCGCGAGGAACTGAAATACTATACAGAACTCGTGCAGGAAAAAATGGATGATCTCGAGCGCAAGTCTAAGCTGGTGCAAACAGAAAAGGTCTCCCTGGCAGACGAATCCACGCCCCTGAAGAAAGCTGCCTGA
- a CDS encoding sigma 54-interacting transcriptional regulator produces the protein MNRSSGRRTRLETRLNALQTPLFLIDAARVILFFNQGCERIVEWPAEEILGQTCDYAVDTDPEECESVCNLLCPPPEVFEGTRSEVPRYLLTRSGKTIPCVIRYTPLLDDQNRTRLVLGTIDPIDEPHKLRSATASQQLHAELAALRLSLRNRFRFSTVIARNPAMQRVLRQLELASHTREPVHFQGEVGTGKEHLARALHFESEQRRKIFVPLNCKKLPPRELKQTVKKVFEKDLDESMPLEPGVLFLDEVNHLSRDIQEIILENFQTKSQAQTVRLMTACSSPLIELFEQEQLLPEFFFLISTLQIQVPALRERREDLDLLAQHFLENENRYQQKQVSGFAPGVLSLFHDYFWPANLDELAQVIQSAFQSTSETLITRDSLPLRLLTGMDARSLGPALPPLIKPLEQTLQEVEKDQIQQALEQTKHNRTDAARLLGLTRAKLYRRIEALGIPLDPDA, from the coding sequence ATGAACCGCAGTTCGGGACGCCGTACACGTCTGGAGACTCGCCTGAATGCGCTCCAGACTCCTCTGTTTCTGATCGACGCGGCTCGGGTCATCCTGTTCTTCAATCAGGGCTGTGAGCGCATTGTAGAGTGGCCAGCAGAAGAAATACTGGGACAGACCTGTGATTATGCAGTCGACACAGATCCAGAAGAGTGTGAGTCCGTCTGTAATCTGCTCTGCCCCCCTCCCGAAGTGTTTGAAGGGACGCGGAGTGAAGTACCCCGTTACCTGCTGACCCGCAGTGGCAAAACCATTCCCTGCGTTATTCGCTACACTCCGCTGCTGGATGATCAGAACCGAACCCGCCTGGTACTGGGTACAATCGATCCCATTGATGAACCTCACAAACTCCGCTCTGCAACTGCCTCCCAACAGCTGCATGCTGAACTGGCCGCGCTGCGCCTCTCGCTCCGAAATCGCTTTCGCTTTTCCACGGTCATAGCCAGAAATCCCGCCATGCAGCGCGTGCTGCGACAACTCGAACTCGCATCTCATACCAGAGAGCCCGTTCATTTCCAGGGAGAAGTCGGAACCGGTAAAGAACATCTGGCCCGTGCCCTGCACTTTGAAAGTGAGCAGCGCCGTAAAATCTTTGTTCCGTTAAACTGCAAAAAGCTGCCTCCCCGCGAACTGAAGCAGACCGTTAAGAAAGTCTTCGAAAAGGATCTGGATGAATCCATGCCACTCGAACCGGGGGTGCTTTTCCTGGATGAAGTCAATCATCTCTCGCGCGATATCCAGGAAATCATCCTTGAGAACTTTCAGACGAAATCCCAGGCACAGACGGTCCGGCTGATGACAGCCTGTTCCTCACCCCTGATTGAACTTTTCGAACAGGAACAACTGCTCCCCGAGTTTTTCTTTCTGATCAGCACACTGCAGATTCAAGTACCTGCCCTCCGGGAACGGAGAGAAGACCTCGATCTGTTGGCGCAGCATTTTCTGGAGAATGAAAATCGCTACCAGCAGAAACAGGTCAGTGGATTTGCACCGGGAGTACTTTCACTGTTCCACGACTACTTCTGGCCTGCCAACCTGGACGAGCTGGCACAGGTAATTCAGTCAGCCTTTCAGTCGACGTCGGAAACCCTGATCACCCGGGACTCACTTCCCCTGCGCCTGTTGACGGGGATGGATGCCCGCTCACTGGGACCGGCCCTGCCCCCTCTCATCAAACCGCTGGAACAGACTCTGCAGGAAGTAGAGAAAGATCAGATCCAACAGGCACTCGAGCAGACAAAACACAACCGTACGGATGCGGCCCGCTTGCTCGGTTTGACCAGGGCAAAACTGTACCGACGCATCGAAGCACTCGGAATCCCCCTCGATCCTGACGCTTGA
- a CDS encoding sugar kinase: MQRCAVRVVTLGEVMLRLAPQNHLRVRQSIPGLLESTFGGGELNVAISVAFQGGTSAFATASPDNPITDALVQEMQKLGVDSSLIHRTSQGRFGIYFVETGANQRGGTVTYDREFSSIAQATEETFNWDRVFEGATWFHITGITPAISESAARLTERALQEARKRNITVSCDLNFRKKLWNWKPGVAPAELARTTMQSLAPLIDVIIANEEDADLSLGIRAPETDVESGSLNIEGYIAVAKEITTQYPNVKQVAITLRESISASHNNWGAMLYDQSQQRAEFAPCDKEGNYSSYEIRNIVDRVGAGDSFAGALIFALNTPELSAPETAIRYAVAASCLKHSIQGDFNYSTRSEIEALMRGGGSGRVQR; the protein is encoded by the coding sequence ATGCAAAGGTGCGCCGTGCGAGTCGTTACTTTAGGTGAGGTCATGTTGAGGTTGGCGCCTCAAAATCATTTGCGGGTCAGGCAGTCCATCCCCGGCCTTCTGGAATCAACCTTTGGTGGCGGTGAACTGAATGTCGCCATCTCCGTCGCTTTCCAGGGAGGTACATCTGCTTTTGCCACCGCCTCCCCGGACAATCCAATTACGGATGCCCTCGTACAGGAGATGCAGAAACTGGGCGTCGATTCCAGCCTGATCCACCGGACGTCTCAAGGGCGGTTCGGGATCTACTTTGTGGAAACGGGAGCCAACCAGCGTGGAGGCACTGTCACCTATGATCGTGAATTCAGCTCCATTGCCCAGGCTACAGAAGAAACATTTAACTGGGATCGGGTCTTTGAAGGAGCAACCTGGTTTCATATCACTGGAATTACACCCGCCATCAGTGAATCAGCAGCTCGTCTCACCGAGAGAGCCTTACAGGAAGCCCGCAAACGGAACATCACCGTCTCCTGTGACCTCAACTTTCGCAAAAAACTCTGGAACTGGAAACCAGGTGTGGCCCCGGCTGAACTGGCCAGGACCACTATGCAGTCGCTGGCTCCCTTGATCGATGTGATCATCGCGAATGAAGAAGACGCAGATCTCTCACTGGGGATCAGGGCTCCTGAAACCGATGTGGAATCCGGCTCACTCAACATCGAAGGTTATATCGCCGTCGCGAAAGAGATCACGACTCAATACCCCAATGTCAAACAGGTCGCGATTACTCTGCGGGAAAGTATCTCTGCCAGCCACAATAACTGGGGAGCCATGCTCTACGATCAAAGTCAACAGCGGGCTGAGTTTGCTCCCTGTGACAAAGAGGGAAATTATTCCAGCTATGAGATCCGAAATATTGTCGATCGCGTCGGAGCCGGCGATTCATTCGCGGGTGCCCTGATCTTTGCGTTGAACACACCTGAACTGTCTGCACCGGAAACCGCCATTCGCTATGCAGTCGCCGCGAGTTGCCTGAAACACAGTATTCAAGGTGATTTTAACTATTCGACACGATCAGAAATTGAAGCCTTAATGCGCGGCGGTGGATCGGGACGCGTACAGCGTTAA
- a CDS encoding NAD(P)/FAD-dependent oxidoreductase, with protein sequence MSLKVTNIRLPVEIPEEELAHELALKLGVGDDDLQSFRILRKSLDARSRHDLCFVYSAEVNVADEASLLKHLREDLSVQSFTESAFFDPENGSTPLEERPVVVGSGPAGLLAGYYLACKGYRPLIIERGFPVKERVPEIRRFDKGADFHHENNYLFGEGGAGCFSDGKLTCRLTGPDVQWVLERFVECGARPSIVYEHRPHLGSNKLPMICRNFRRKIDALGGEFRFECRLEDIDVKDGQVQGIMTSSGYIKTGQVILGIGHSARDTYQMLYDLGVPLFRKAFQLGLRIEQPQEQVNEHKYGRDEYLSLLGAADYTMITKGKRDLYTFCMCAGGIVMPSVSEPGMFCTNGMSNSRHDTGFANSGIMTTIYPEEFGSEHPLAGVELQRKYEAAAYQIGQQNYYCPIQRAEDFLNHKQTDASFEYAGTYRRGVVPTDLHQVLPPLVLNQIENGLPVMDKKWRGLFLKNAVLVGPEMRGSSPIRIDRDRDTCQAPGFKGLYPVGEGAGYAGGIVSAAVDGLLSARKLVEEFSPLTAPVN encoded by the coding sequence ATGTCACTCAAAGTTACCAACATTCGTCTCCCCGTCGAGATTCCCGAGGAAGAACTGGCTCACGAGCTGGCTCTGAAACTGGGAGTCGGCGACGATGACCTGCAGAGTTTTCGGATTCTGAGAAAGAGTCTGGATGCCCGCTCGCGCCATGACCTGTGCTTTGTGTATTCTGCCGAGGTCAATGTCGCCGACGAAGCAAGCCTGCTGAAACACCTCCGCGAAGATCTTTCCGTCCAGTCATTTACTGAAAGTGCCTTTTTCGACCCGGAGAATGGATCGACTCCCCTGGAAGAGCGACCTGTCGTCGTCGGCTCAGGTCCGGCAGGACTCTTGGCGGGGTACTATCTGGCGTGTAAGGGATATCGACCGCTGATCATTGAACGCGGGTTTCCCGTGAAAGAGCGCGTCCCCGAAATCAGGCGATTCGATAAGGGAGCCGACTTCCATCACGAAAACAACTACCTCTTCGGTGAAGGAGGCGCGGGCTGTTTCAGTGATGGCAAGCTGACCTGCCGTTTGACGGGACCAGACGTGCAATGGGTTCTGGAGCGGTTTGTCGAGTGTGGTGCGCGGCCCTCGATTGTCTACGAACATCGCCCCCACCTGGGCAGCAACAAGCTTCCCATGATCTGTCGAAACTTCCGCCGCAAGATTGACGCCCTGGGAGGCGAGTTCCGTTTTGAATGTCGTCTGGAAGACATTGACGTCAAGGATGGTCAGGTGCAGGGCATCATGACTTCTTCCGGGTACATCAAAACCGGACAGGTGATTCTCGGCATCGGTCACAGTGCCCGCGACACATACCAGATGCTCTATGACCTGGGCGTTCCCCTGTTCCGTAAAGCGTTTCAACTGGGCCTGCGCATCGAACAGCCACAGGAACAGGTCAATGAGCACAAGTACGGTCGAGACGAATATCTGTCTCTCCTGGGCGCGGCCGACTATACCATGATCACGAAAGGCAAACGTGATCTGTATACCTTCTGTATGTGCGCCGGGGGAATTGTGATGCCCAGTGTTTCGGAACCGGGTATGTTCTGTACCAACGGCATGAGCAACTCACGGCATGACACCGGGTTTGCCAACAGCGGGATCATGACCACGATTTATCCGGAGGAGTTCGGTAGCGAACATCCCCTGGCTGGCGTCGAACTGCAGCGAAAGTATGAAGCGGCCGCTTATCAGATTGGACAGCAAAACTACTACTGTCCGATTCAGCGCGCTGAAGATTTTCTCAATCACAAACAGACTGATGCCAGCTTTGAATACGCGGGTACCTATCGTCGCGGCGTTGTCCCCACCGACCTGCATCAGGTGCTGCCTCCGCTGGTGCTTAACCAGATTGAGAACGGACTGCCTGTAATGGATAAAAAATGGCGCGGTCTGTTTCTGAAGAATGCAGTGCTGGTTGGCCCCGAGATGCGCGGCAGTTCGCCCATTCGCATTGACCGCGATCGCGACACCTGTCAGGCACCAGGATTCAAAGGACTCTATCCCGTAGGAGAGGGGGCCGGCTATGCAGGGGGCATCGTCTCAGCCGCCGTCGATGGTTTATTGAGTGCCCGCAAACTGGTTGAGGAGTTCTCGCCTCTCACCGCGCCCGTCAACTGA